A genomic region of Oncorhynchus mykiss isolate Arlee chromosome 2, USDA_OmykA_1.1, whole genome shotgun sequence contains the following coding sequences:
- the LOC110489105 gene encoding PLAC8-like protein 1, whose amino-acid sequence MSNPVITHQPGAGSYGTNVQTGEWSTGLCSCCSDILVCAMGFICPLALSCYTANKYGENACLACVPGGMTAMRTHMRLTYGIQGTICNDALMTCCCGFFEMCRMAREIRIRNGDV is encoded by the exons ATGTCGAACCCAGTCATCACCCACCAGCCAGGAGCAGGCTCTTATGGGACAAATGTGCAGACTGGCGAGTGGAGCACTGGGCTGTGCTCCTGCTGCAGTGACATCCTAGTCT GTGCCATGGGCTTCATCTGCCCACTAGCATTGAGTTGCTACACAGCTAACAAGTATGGTGAGAACGCATGCCTGGCCTGTGTTCCAGGAGGCATGACAGCCATGAGGACACACATGAGATTGACCTATGGGATTCAG GGGACGATATGCAACGATGCGTTGATGACCTGTTGCTGTGGATTCTTTGAGATGTGCAGGATGGCCCGTGAAATTCGCATCAGGAATGGCGACGTTTGA